The DNA window TCCTGGCTCGTCGCGGAGAACGCGACACCATCCGCGGCGCACGCCACAACGGCGGTAGTCGCGGTGGGCGAGGGCGCGGTGGGGGAGGGCGCAGTGGGAGAGGCGGCGGGCGGGGCCGGGCGCTGATGGGGCTCCGGTCCGCCCAGGGCGGTGTTCAGGCCGAACACGAGGGCCGCGGCTGCTACGACCGTGCCGCCCCCGAGGGCGGTGTGCCGGCGGCGCCGACGGGAGACGGCCCGGCGGCGGACCTCCGCGCCGGTCGTGGGGGCGGGGCTGCCCGCGCTGTCGGCCAGATCGCGCAGGACGGAGGAGAGGTCATCAGGCACGGTCGTCCTCCTTGTTCTCTCCACTCCCGCCCGCCGCAGCGACCTCGCTCGCCGGCAGCAGCTTGGCGAGGGCTGCCCGGCCGCGCGCAAGGCGGGCCTTGACCGTACCGGTTGGGGCGCCGGTCTCGGAGGCTACCTGCTCCACGCTGAGGTCACACAGGTGGTGCTGCACGATCGCCAGGCGCTGGGGCTCCGGGAGCTGTCGCAGCGCTGCGACGAGGGCGACGTGTTCGGGGCCCGGTCCCGGCGCGTGACCGGGCGGCGGGGTGCGGCGCACCAGCTCCAGCCACCGCCGCGCCCGCCGCCAGTGGCTGACCGCAAGACGCATGGCGACGGTGCGGATCCAGGCCTCCGGGGCCTCGGTGGCAAGGAAGTCACGACGCCGGTCCCAGGCACGTACGAAGGCCTCCTGAACCACGTCCTGAGCCTGGCCGTGGTCACCGGTGAAGGAGTACACCTGGCCGACGGTCCGAGGGAACGCAGACGCGTAGAACGCGTCGAACTCGTCCTCCGTCATGCCGCCCCCATCGGTCCCGGATTCTTTCTGTCTCGCATGCAACCCGGTGACGTCCGGCGTGCGTACAGGTCGTGCAGATCGAAGCACACCACACAGGGGGCTCCGTTGACCAGGGGAAACAAGGCAATCAGCAAGGCTGCGGCCGTGGCCGCTCTCGGTGCGTTGCTGCTGGCGTCCACAGCATGTGAGGAGAGCGGGGCCGATGGATCGGCCGGCTCCAAAGCCTCGGGCCGGCCGGGCACGACGAGCTCGCCGAAGGCGGGTCAGACGGCTTCGGCCACAGCGCGCGACGGTTCGGGCAACACCGGCGGTGATTCCGGGAACGGCGTCGGCACCGCCGTTGTGGCGTGCGCCGCGGATGGTGTCGCGTTCTCCGCGACGAGCCAGGACGAGGAGGGCAAGAGCGTAAGGCACCTCCTCCTCACCGTCACCAACACCGGTAACAAGAGGTGTCACCTCTACCAATACCCCTACCTGAAGTTCGCCGGTGCCAGGAGCCCGATCGCCGTGATCAAGGACAGTGAGGACGCTCCCGTCACCCTCGCACCCGGCGAGAAGGCGTACGCGGCCCTCCTCGCCACCGGCGGCCGCATGGACACCTACGACACCGACACCCTCCCCCTCAGCCTCCAGGGCCCCGATCCCGGCAGCAAGGCGAGCGAGCCGCTCAACATCGACTTGCCCGGCCAGGTCCCGTTCGACGACGGTGCCCGCGTCACCTACTGGACAACCGCCTCCGGCCTCGCCCTCCGCTTCATCATGACCTCCTGACAAACAGACCAGACAGCCAGACAGCCAGACAGCCAGACAGCCAGACAGCCAGACAGCCAGACAGCCAGCCAGTCAGACAGACCAGATGCCAGGACGCCCACCGCACCTGGGCCGGTGGGGTCGGTCGATCGGGGTGTCAGGTGTGGAGGAGGCTATCGGGACGGCCACCCGCTTGCCGCTTCGGCGATGCGGGTCGGCGCGAGCCGTGGGACGGTGCACGGACGGGAAACCGGCGACGACGGTGCGTGTCCCACGTATACAAGCCCGGCCGGTGCCCGTTGTCCCATCGGCCGGGCCTCACGTGTTCCCTCCCCGGCGGGCCTGCTGCCCGGTCTGTGAGCGAGCCGACGGCGCCAGGGGTGCCTGGCTTCGCCCCTACAACTCGATGTTCCCCTGACTCGAAGCGTCGGGCCGCATTGTCACGCGCGCACATCGAATGAGATCCATACGTCGGGCGGCAGGTCGGGCCGGCCGGGAACCGGCCTGCGATCCTCCGCCCATCCGTCACCCGCGATCTCGGCCGCAACGCGGCGCCAGAAGGACACGGCGCCCACGTTGGCGTCCTGGAAGGCGACTTCCCACGGCCCCGGATGCTTGGCGACCACTTCCTGAACGGCACGTATTCCGATCCCGGATCTGCGAGCCCCCCGTACCACGAAGAAGCCATTGAGGACGCGCGTGTGGCCGCCCAGGCCTCGGACGAGAGCGAGACCGACGGGGTGTTCGCCGCTGAGCAGCAGGTACGGCGCCCAATCGGGGTCTGTGAAGGCTGCCTGGAGCCATTCGCTCCGGAACGTCCCGTCTGGGCGGGGCAGTTGACCGCCAAACTCGGACAGGTCATGGCGGAACATCAGCCAGAGGTGTTCCATGACAGAACGGTCGGCATCGTTCGCGAGGCGCAGAGATATGCCGGACATGCAACTCCTTCACGGGGATGACGACCATCGGGCAGCGCCGCATGCCGGATCCGTGGACACGCGTCGGTACGCAAAACGGCGCCCGCACGGGCGGGCCCACTGGCGCGAAGGACAAGGCGGGCCAGGGCACAAAAAAGCCTCTCGGTCGGATGCGCATCCGGCCCGAAAGGCTGACGACGTGATTTTAGCAGCCACCTGGGTGAGCCCGCGGACAAGGCACCGCCGATCGAGGGTGTCCGCCGGGTTGGCCAGTCGGCTACCTAGTGCTGTTCCGCGGAAGTTCGTGGAGGGGGTGATCGGAGGATCGGGTGATGTTCAAGTTCGAGGTGGCTGCTGACGGCCCTGATCCGTTGATGGTCCAGTTCGAGCCGGCGGGAAACGAGTTGGTCGTGAACCCCGGGGCCACATCACCATCGAGTGGCCTGAGACCTACGCCGGACGAACGGGGATGGGAACCTTCGTTCACGGCCCTGGTCGGTTGACAACCCTTGACCCGAACTTCATGCCGGGCCAATGCTATGCCCGGGTCTGGGACTCCAGCGGTGAAGAGATCACCTACTGATACGACTCCACGGTGTGGGGCGAATCAGACGGCCTTGAGCGGGGTGCCTTCGTAGGTCCAGTTGTACGGCTTCGCGGTGGTGTTGTGGTTGATCACGTAGCTCTCCAGCTTGTCGATGAGGTCGTTGCGGCGTTCGTCCTCGTGCTCGCACTTCTGGCAGCCGGTGCGGCAGGTGTGCTCGCCCGCCTCGACGGCGCCACCTACCCGTCCGCGCTGATGCGCGCCGCGGCCACGTTTGCCGCCGTCGTCACTCTGGCCACAGCCATCGCCGGCGTGCTCACGCAGATCCTCGCCTGACCCTGCGCCGGCTCGGGGCGCTCAGACCTCTGCCCCTCCTGCGGGGGTGCCCCGGCCTGACCGGGGAGCGGCTGGGCGAGCTGGCGCACCATGAGGCTCCGACTGCTCGGTAGCCGTTGTTCGCTGCGCGGGATCGGCCACGTCAGTTCCATACGGGGGCGTGCTGCCACTGCCTGGGGGAGGGCTGGGCTGACGGGGAGGCGGCCGGAACGTTTCAGCGGGTGCAGTGGGGAGCGGTAACCTCAGCGCCATGTCCGAGACATCGGTTAAGCGCTTCTACGACGAACTGGCCGATGACTACCACCTGGTCTATCCGGACTGGGACGCGAGCATCCGCCGACAGGGGGAGGCCCTGGACGCCCTGATCGGCCAGGATCGTGCTGCGGTGCTTGACTGTTCCTGCGGCATCGGCACCCAGGCCATCGGCCTGGCGCAGCGCGGGCACCGCGTCACCGGGACGGACCTCAGCCCCCGTGCCGCCGCCCGCGCCGCGGGCGAGGCCGCCCGCCGGAGTCTGCGCCTGCACACGGCCGCCGCCGACATGCGACGGCTCCCGTTCCCCAACGACCGGTTCGACGCCGTCGTCTGCGCCGACAACTCGCTGCCTCACCTGCTGACCGAGAAGGATGTCCTCGCCGCCCTGCTCGAGATGCGCCGCGTGCTGCGTCCCACCGGCCTGCTCCTGCTCAGCACCCGCCCGTACGAGGAGCTGCTGCGCGACCGTCCCGATTCGACGCCTCCGCAAGTCCACCGGAACGCCGACGGCGGAGAGCGGACGATCACGTTCCAGCTCTGGCACTGGCACGACAGCGGCGAACACTACGACTTGGAGCACTTTCAACTCCTTCCGGCAGACGGCGAATGGCGCGTCAAGGTCCGCCGGACCACCTACTGGGCGCTCGGCCAGGACCGGGTGGCCGGCCTCGCGGCCGAGGCCGGGTTTGTGGACCTCGAGTGGCGGATGCCGCAGGAGACGGGCTTCTTCCAGCCGCTGCTCGTGGCTCGCGCCCCGCGTGGGTGATTCCACTCCCCGGCGACCGTCTGTTCGCGCCTGAGCCGGGTCGGGCGAGTAGCGGAGCGGCGCCCGCTCGTTCACGGCTCGGGTTGCCCGCCTCCGGATCACCCGGGTGCGCCGAACCCCGCCGCCCCGAGCTGCGCCCCGCGCCTCTCGGCCGGGGCGGTCCGAAGGCCGCCGGTGCTGCCGCGGAGGCCGGCTGCGGGAGGACCAGGGGGTTTGCGTGCCGCCCCCTGACGGGGCTTGCACGAGTGCTGACGCGCTGAGAGCCGACACCTCCGCGAGGGAAAGTGGCGGCTCACGCACTAGCCATCAGGTCTGGCATTGCTTCGTGGACGCGGGAGACCAGCCGCTCCAGGCGCCGCCGTCGGCCCGGGCGTGCACTCGGATCTCCACCTTCACGGGGCCACAGACTCGGGTCGTGCTGCCCACCTCGAGCGGTCCGACGGCCTCACCGGCCCGGATATGGGTGCGTCCGCTCCCCACCTTCTCCCAGTGGCCACCCTGCACCACACGGAAGAACGCTTCGTACGAGACGTTCACTGCCTTCGTTCCCGTGTTACGTGCCTTGATGTACGCCGTGATCTCCCTAGTCGGGAACTCGCCGACCGAACCCCGCTGGGCACTGATGCAGCCATTGACGGCCACGCGGCCGGTCGACACTCCTCCGCCGCAAGCGACCGCCGCGGCCTGAGCATTGGTCGGGATGGTCAGCATGGTCAGCGCGACCGCGCTGACGATCGTTCCGACACGCCTCGAATGCAACGTCCCCTACCTTTCGTCGAGCCGGACTCCTCAGCTCCGACCATGCCTCCCCTTGGGACACGACGAGCTGGGTTTCGTCCTGCTTTCGCCTGAACGGGTGCAGATGCCGACGGGGCCCTTCGGTGGCGGACGCGGAGCAGGGCTGCCCGCACCGCTCCGCGGCCGGATGCTGACTTCGTTGGCGGTGCATGGTCGGGCCAGTGCGGGGCATGGTCCACCGGAGTCCGTACAGGGTGGTGTGGGGAGGCTGAGTTGGCCGGGAGCGAGCTGACGGCACGGGAGACGGCGGTCTGGGACCAGCTGGTCTGCGAGCTGAACGAGAGCCGGGCGCGGGCGGAACGCAGCCGGGCGGGGCGTGGGCGCAAGGCTGTCGTGGCGGTCTTGCTCCTAACCACGCTCGCCCTGCTCGTCGCCGGCAGCCTCGCCGGGGCGGAAGTCCTGGCGTAGAGCGGGGTCGGCATCTCGGTGAGTGCCGTCCTGATCATGCCTCACCTGCACGGGCATGTCCCACGACTCCCCATGCGCTGGTGAAACCGGGGTGCCGAACCGTCTGCCACACCGTACGGGAGACGAATCATCCGCAGGCGGGCTTCGCGAGACCTCGCTCACCCGCCGACGTCCCCCCGCGTAGTGATTCAGGGAAAGGAAGCCGGAATCCATTTGCTCGGACAGAGGAAGGGTGTCCGGGCGCGTGAGTGGATCGTTCGCGACGGCATGGCATCCGGGCGGCGGGAGCTGTTGCTCATGCCGACTCGTCGCGGATCGCGTTGCGGTGTTCCTCGTAGAGGAGTCGCGCGTCATCGCTGGGGAGGGCCTCGGTGTTGAGGCCGCAGGTGCACGTTACGACGGTGAGGCCCGATGGAGTGCGCAAGGTGTGCCCTTCGGGGCTGGTCCAGGCCTGGCCGGCCGGGTTCTCGTAGCGGAGGTTGTGGCGGTATCGGTGAGCACCGGCATGGCTCGGTGTGCAGCCGGTGCTGGTCTGGTCAGTGATGGGGCGATGGTCGCTCATTGTTCCAGTGTGGCCGCCTGCGTGACATTTCCCTGTGTGGCCTGCTGATAGATCGCCTCCAGAGCCGGCGGATCAGGGCAATCGGGTGTTATCGGCTCAACTCCATTCGCAAGGGCAAGACACCGCCGAGCCGATCAACGGACGTCCTGGTACACGCCTACGAAGCGCTGCCCCGCTCGATTCAACGAGATGGCCTGTCAGGCCATGTCGGTGTCCCGCTCACTGGCCTTGAGCCGGATCTTGAGCCAGTAGCTCGGTCCGCTGCGGGCTTCGCCGCCGAACACGTGTCCCCATCCTGAGGGTCTTGTTCGAATTCAGGATTGCCATGACTGCCTGGAAGCTTGATGTGTCGGTTGGGGGCCCCCAGGGAAGCCGCGCTTTTTGAGCAAGTTCAAATAGGAGTGGGAGGTCGCAGGGCCGACTATCCAACCACCGGGGAGAGGTCTGTGGACATGTGCGCTGGGGCTGTGCAGATCAGAGGGACAGGCGGGCGGTGGCTCGTCGCCGCACTGACAGCTTGCGCGGTACTCACATCAGGGTGCACAACCTCAGTCGATCCCGACGAGCTGCCCGGGGTGTACCGCAACGTCAAGACCGGCGGCGAGATCACGCTCGATTCAGGCGGGATGTTCACGGCCACCGCCGTGTCGACAGACGGGTTCTCCGGCCCCGCCGACTTCAGCGGCCGATGGGAGTTCCTCGACAACCAAGGGTCCAGCGACTTCGTCTACCTGTCGGTCGATGACGGCGGACTCGGCAGGACCGCCGGTATCCAGCTCTACACGGAGGACCAGGAGACGGTGTACTTCCGTCACGACCCGGACGGGCCGCCGAACCTGGTGCTCACCAGGGTGGCCGCGCCGTAGATCCCGCGTCCCGAGTCCGGCGCGTGGCGGCCCGCACCCGAGGGCGGCCGATCCGGGAAAGGGTCGTCGGTTGGTGAAATCGCGACGCCGAGCGTGTGGGGTCCGTGACTGCACCGACGGCGGATCTGCCCGATGCGGCAGCGGCAACTCGCCCCTGTCCGGTCGGCGTCTCGCCGCAATCAGCCGGCTTCGCCTTCGAAGAAGTGACGGATGTTGGCGGCACAGGACGCCATCTGCTCGTCGGCTTCCAGTTGTGCGGTCACCGACGCACTCCAGCCGCCTGAGGCGTCCCACCAGGGGCGCAGCGTCCAGGTCAAACGACATGGTGCGGACGGTGGGGCGCAGCCATGCCCCTTGCACCGACCAGGTCATCGGAGGAGCGGAACGGTTGTCTCACCCCTCCACCAACACAGCTGCGAACCCCCGGCGATACACCCCAAAAGCCTTTGTGTCGGTGCCGGTCACCGCATAGGTTCGACCACCACCACGACGTGTAGCTCAGCAGCAGAGCGCCGGGCTTGCTTCCCGGAGGGCGCAGGGGCAGAACCTGCCACGTCGGCCATGAACACACACGCTGACAAGCAGCACCCGAGCCGGTCCGCTTCGAACACCACAGTCGAGTCCGTGTCCGTGTCCGCAGCCGCACCGGTGTCCCCTTCCGCCTCCTACGCCGCGCGCCGGCTGGACCGGGCCCTGCGGACCTCGACCCTCCACGAGGACGCCACCACGCGCGAGCGCGCCCGCTCCCGGGCTGATCGGTGGCGTCAGGTCCTGGCCGGCATCGCCTCGGGTTCCCTGACCATCGGATCGCGTACCCCGGTGGCCGATCTGCCCGCCTGGGTGACGCCGGAGGTGGTCACCGGCGGGTTCGCCACCGGCTCCGCCGCGGCCGGCGGTCCGCTCCTGCCGTACGAGGAGGAGGCCGCCCGGTTGGCCGGAGTACCGGCGACACGCTCGGACCTGTTCGCCCACTTCCTCACCGAGGACGGCCTGGCTCACCTGTGGTCCCTGCTCGACAGCGGGCACTACGACGTCCGCGTGCCCGAAGAGGCCGCCCTGCCCACCGTGGCCTGGCTGGTGCGCGCCGAGGACTTCGACGCCGCCGCCGAACTCGTCACCGCGATCCGTCCGTTCGCCGACCGGCTGCGCTTCCTGCCGCGCCCCGCCGACCGGCCGTCGGCCGGAGCGGGCGCCGTGTACCGCCGGACCGTCGGCGAGGCTGGTGCCGCGCTCGCCCGCCGCCGGCCCAACGCGGCCGTGGAGGCCCAGCGGGAGGCGCTCACCGTCTGGGCGCCCTTCGAGGACGAACTGCTCGCCCACCGGCTGGCGGCCGCCTCCGGTAGACCCGACCCGTGCTGGCATGCGGACGGCGCCTCCCTGCTGGCACGTTACGAAGCCCTCGCCGCGGCGCACACCCGCTGCACCAAGCACCGGGACCCGAAGTCGAACGCCGCCGTCCTCCGCCGGGCGCTGGAGGAGGAACTGGCGGGCCGCGCCCCGGCCCCCCGGCTCACTGGACTGCTGCGGACGGTTGTCACGTCGATGGTCGCCAAGCGCGGCGCGCCCGGCTCCCCCGAGCACACCCGCCTGCGGCGGCTCCAGGCCGACCAGGCAGCACTGCCCGCACACCACGCGCTGGCCGCGCTGGTCCTGCGCAGGCTCTCCCGGCTCGACCAGGACAGCGGAACGGCCGACGTGGACGCGCCGTTGGCCCCGGTGACCGAGCGAGAGGCTCTGGAGACCGGCCTGCCCGTGGGCGCGGCCGTACCGCCGGCGATCGGGAAGCCCGTCCGCGCCGCCCTCAGTGCCCCCTTGGAAGAACTGGTGAAGCGCGGGGTGGTGGTGTCCGCCGAGGTACTGGCGGAGCTGGTGCCGCAGCTCGTCGCCGCCGTCACCGCAGGCCAGTACGCCGACGAGCCGCTGCGGAACCTGATGGCGGGAACCTACCGAGCCTTCCGGGGCCGCCGCTCCCTGCTGCTGCTGAACCTCCAGCACCAGGTGCGGATCGAGGAACTCCCTTGGCTGCGCTCGGTCTCCGCGCACCGCAGCACCGACCCGGGAGCCCACGATCAGGCCGAAGAGGCGGTGCGCAGGCTCGGTGAGCTGGCCGTGTCCGCCTTCCCCGCGACCGTGCTGCCCAATCCGCTGGTACGGGAGCTGTCGCAGTTGGGCCGGCAGGCGGAACTGGGCACCCCGTTCGTGGAGGAACTCGCCGCCGACATCTTCATGGGGACCTTCAGCCCGAAGTTCCTCGTGGCGGCGCGGATCGCCGCCGACCTGCTCGAAGGGAGCCTGTACGAGCGGTACTACGGCATCGATTACGCGGGGCTGCGCGCGATGGCGGTCGCGCAGGCCGCGGAGACCGCGCTGCGCGGGCGGCCCTCCCGCAGCGCCGAGCAGTTCGCGGAGCTGTGCGCCGAGCGCGCCGGGAGCAAGGGGAGGAGTTGGCGTCCGGCCGTGAACGGCACGGTCATCGAGCAGGCCCAGATCCTCACGACCCACAATTTGGCCACCCTGGTCAGCCGGGTGCGGATCGCCCCGCCGGCGGGCTGGGCGGCACTGGCCCGGGACTGCTTCGACACGGTGTGCCGGCTGGTGAACCGGACGGCGGGCACCCCGACGCCGTCCGCCGTCAAGGACGCCGCGTACGCGTGGCGGCAGATGCTGTTCCACCTCTCGCTGTGTGAGGAGGCGGAACGGGTGGCCGTACTGGCGTGGATCGAGGCGGACAGCACGCGCCGGACGCCGCTCGTACGGGCCCGGCTCGCCCCGGCCCTCGCCGGGCTGCGCCTGGTGGCGGCGGGTGCCTCCTTCGGACCGGACGGCACGGCCGAGCACGGCCGCGCCCGTCGGCTGCTCGGCTGGAGCGCGGACGGGCACTGGATGCGCGCCATCGAGGCGCCGAAGCACAACCACACGGCGACGCACCGAACCTGAAGCCTCAGCGGACCGCCCCGGCCGTGCCGGGACTCCGCACGGCTGCGGAGGGAGAGCCCCGGCGCTCCCCAGCGTCCGAAGGGCTGGCCGCTCGCGACCTCTTGAGGTCGCGGCTTTGCGCCTGGAGGCCGCCGCCCGCTGCGCGGTGCCGGCCATGCCCGGGTGCTCGGCCAGCAGGCAGACTCTCTTGTGGAAGGGTGACGTGGAGGCTGGCGGATCGTTTCAGCTCACGTGAATGATGTATTCCGCTTTTTCGTTCCGGGCTTCCGCCCTCCGGTCCGCACCAGAGCGCTGGGTCCGGCCTTACCGTCCGCAGTCGAAGTCGTGGCGAGTCCGCGTGAGGGGGCGCAGGGGTGACGGGGCGGTCGTTCTACTGGTGTCGCTCCTGCCGCCGGCCTCTCTACGCCACCAGTTCCCTCGCGATGCCGGCCGGCCGGGATTGGGAGATCGACCATCAGCAGGCCGGCGCCTGCGACAACGGGCACCTGATGCCCTTGACCGGCACCGCCACCGCCCCTGAAGACCTGCCCGACGCACCGCGCGTACTGCTCGTCTTCGGATCTTGAACCCGGACCGATGGCGCCCAAGGGAGGCGTACCCGTCGCACCGTTGCGGGTCTACGGGTGACGGGCGGTTGCGGG is part of the Streptomyces subrutilus genome and encodes:
- a CDS encoding class I SAM-dependent methyltransferase, whose translation is MSETSVKRFYDELADDYHLVYPDWDASIRRQGEALDALIGQDRAAVLDCSCGIGTQAIGLAQRGHRVTGTDLSPRAAARAAGEAARRSLRLHTAAADMRRLPFPNDRFDAVVCADNSLPHLLTEKDVLAALLEMRRVLRPTGLLLLSTRPYEELLRDRPDSTPPQVHRNADGGERTITFQLWHWHDSGEHYDLEHFQLLPADGEWRVKVRRTTYWALGQDRVAGLAAEAGFVDLEWRMPQETGFFQPLLVARAPRG
- a CDS encoding DUF6228 family protein, which gives rise to MTWTLRPWWDASGGWSASVTAQLEADEQMASCAANIRHFFEGEAG
- a CDS encoding SigE family RNA polymerase sigma factor, with the translated sequence MTEDEFDAFYASAFPRTVGQVYSFTGDHGQAQDVVQEAFVRAWDRRRDFLATEAPEAWIRTVAMRLAVSHWRRARRWLELVRRTPPPGHAPGPGPEHVALVAALRQLPEPQRLAIVQHHLCDLSVEQVASETGAPTGTVKARLARGRAALAKLLPASEVAAAGGSGENKEDDRA
- a CDS encoding GNAT family N-acetyltransferase encodes the protein MSGISLRLANDADRSVMEHLWLMFRHDLSEFGGQLPRPDGTFRSEWLQAAFTDPDWAPYLLLSGEHPVGLALVRGLGGHTRVLNGFFVVRGARRSGIGIRAVQEVVAKHPGPWEVAFQDANVGAVSFWRRVAAEIAGDGWAEDRRPVPGRPDLPPDVWISFDVRA
- a CDS encoding DUF4232 domain-containing protein — encoded protein: MTRGNKAISKAAAVAALGALLLASTACEESGADGSAGSKASGRPGTTSSPKAGQTASATARDGSGNTGGDSGNGVGTAVVACAADGVAFSATSQDEEGKSVRHLLLTVTNTGNKRCHLYQYPYLKFAGARSPIAVIKDSEDAPVTLAPGEKAYAALLATGGRMDTYDTDTLPLSLQGPDPGSKASEPLNIDLPGQVPFDDGARVTYWTTASGLALRFIMTS